One segment of Choristoneura fumiferana chromosome 26, NRCan_CFum_1, whole genome shotgun sequence DNA contains the following:
- the LOC141442681 gene encoding uncharacterized protein, with protein MSLKEALAELAPCGDVQPEKAPANRAGEVNCNTMLEVVCVKTEADCMEGAVCVKEEPQEPVWVEAESITDVCVKTAYGKKIFVEVEVDAVMVKQEVQSEHSADEELCAGDIVQSDFALGPEELQPQNASSKIHCASSNKDVTRRKLQPRRKTKTPTGQKNKTKRIYKGKIYKCETCNTSCQQKSDLVRHIRIHTGEKPHICDICKVGFRIKSDLIKHIMIHTGQKPHMCEICHTPFRQKCDLVKHTRIHTGEKPYTCETCEMRFRQQSGLARHRRTHTDERPYLCEICKKTFRQQSGLIKHIRIHTGEKPYVCDICETPFRQNSGLLRHKKIHTGERPYVCSVCQTAFRENSGLIKHSRIHTGEKPYNCELCNRRFRQKSDLKKHEQMHTGQKPHKCEMCNKRFSRRSLLIKHSNKIHDSGI; from the exons ATGTCGCTGAAGGAAGCGCTAGCAGAGTTGGCACCATGCGGAGACGTGCAGCCAGAAAAAGCGCCCGCGAACCGAG CTGGAGAAGTCAACTGCAACACTATGCTAGAGGTAGTGTGTGTAAAGACAGAGGCAGACTGTATGGAAGGAGCGGTATGTGTGAAAGAAGAACCACAAGAACCAGTTTGGGTGGAAGCAGAGAGCATTACAGATGTATGTGTAAAGACAGCTTATGGAAAAAAGATATTTGTGGAGGTGGAGGTAGATGCAGTGATGGTGAAGCAGGAAGTGCAATCAGAGCATAGTGCAGATGAGGAATTGTGTGCGGGTGATATTGTCCAGTCTGACTTTGCGCTGGGACCGGAGGAACTGCAGCCTCAAAATGCAAGTTCCAAAATACACTGTG CCTCTAGCAACAAAGATGTTACGCGACGTAAACTGCAGCCACGTCGAAAAACCAAAACACCAACcggacaaaaaaataaaaccaagaGAATCTACAAAGGCAAAATATACAAATGCGAAACGTGCAATACATCGTGCCAACAAAAATCTGATCTAGTAAGACATATAAGAATTCATACAGGCGAGAAACCCCATATTTGTGATATATGCAAAGTAGGGTTCAGGATAAAATCTGACCTTATAAAGCATATCATGATTCACACGGGCCAGAAACCTCATATGTGTGAAATTTGCCACACACCATTCAGACAGAAATGCGACCTGGTAAAACATACCAGgattcacacaggcgagaaaccctACACCTGCGAGACGTGTGAAATGCGGTTCCGACAGCAATCTGGCTTAGCAAGACATAGGCGTACTCACACGGACGAAAGACCTTATCTATGCGAGATTTGTAAAAAGACCTTCAGGCAACAATCGGGTCTGATAAAGCATATTAGAATTCACACGGGTGAGAAACCCTATGTCTGCGATATTTGTGAAACGCCGTTCAGGCAGAATTCTGGTTTGCTGAGacataagaaaatacacacaGGCGAAAGGCCTTATGTTTGTTCAGTTTGTCAGACAGCATTCAGGGAGAATTCGGGGTTGATAAAGCACAGCAGaattcacacaggcgagaagCCCTATAACTGTGAACTTTGTAATAGGCGTTTCAGACAGAAGtcggatttaaaaaaacatgagcAGATGCACACAGGACAGAAACCGCACAAGTGTGAGATGTGCAATAAAAGGTTTAGTCGGAGGTCGCTTTTAATCAAACACAGTAACAAAATTCACGATAGTGGAATATAA